Below is a genomic region from Vibrio mimicus.
CTGTTTTGTACGTCATCCATATCTTCCTGACAGGTATTGCGTTTGCGATCACCGCGTTTTTAGAGATTAAACACAGTACCGACTTTGCTCACGGCGCTATCCAGTTCTTCTTGTATTATCCAATGTCGAGCAATGCGTGGATGTTCTTTATCATCGGGCCGATTTGGGCGCTGCTTTACTATGGTCTGTTCCGCTTTCTGATTGTGAAGTTAAACCTGAAAACGCCGGGTCGAGAAACAGAGGTAACGACAGTCACTTTAGCGGGCAAACCGAATGAAATTGCGGTGGATGTGGTGGCAGCGCTCGGCGGTAAAAGTAACATCAAAACCGTAGACGCTTGTATCACCCGACTTCGTGTTAGCGTGAGAGACATTAAACATGTCGATGTGGCTAAGCTGAAACAGCTCGGTGCGAGAGAAGTCATTGTGATTGGCGACAATTTACAAGCCATCTTTGGTACGCAATCCGACACGATAAAAAGTGAAATTCATGGCGTTCTTGCTTCAGCTTAGTAAGAAAGCGTAGTTCACTGAAAAGAAGAAAAAGCCCACAACGAACGAAGTTGTGGGCTTTGGTTATGTTAGGAATGTTGTATTGCAGCCCCAGAGATTAGATTCGACTTTCTAAGTCGTTCTTTTTAGGGCAGGTTGCGAGGATATCTCTTCTTCCTGTGTCTTTGACCTCCTCCAGTTTGACTTCAAAACCCCATAGACGGTGCAAGTGTTTCAGCACCTCCTCGTAGCTTGGATCTAACGGAATGCGATCGTGTGGAACGTACTGCAACGTCAATGAGCGATCGCCTCGAACATCGACGTTATACACTTGAATGTTGGGTTCAAGGTTACTGAGGTTGTATTGTGCCGCGAGTTTTTCGCGGATTTGTTGATAACCGAGGTCATCGTGAATAGCACTGATTTCGATGTGATTTTTTCTATCATCATCGCAAATGGCAAACAGCTTAAAATCGCGAATGAGCTTGGGAGATAAGTACTGGCTGATAAAACTTTCATCTTTAAAGTTACGCATCGCAAAATGAAGGGCATCCAACCAGTTAGATCCCGCTAACTCTGGAAACCACTCTTTATCTTCCTCAGTCGGTTCTTCACAGATCCGTTTAATATCACGGAACATGGCAAACCCAAGCGCATAAGGGTTGATGCCACTGAAATAACGGCTGTTGTAGGGCGGTTGCGCCACTACGCTGGTGTGGCTGTGCAGAAACTCCAGCATGAATTTGTCGCTGACTAACCCCTCATCATAAAGATGATTGAGAATGGTGTAGTGCCAGAAGGTTGCCCATCCTTCGTTCATGACTTGGGTCTGTTTCTGCGGATAAAAATACTGGCTGATTTTACGTACGATGCGAACGATTTCGCGCTGCCAAGGTTCCAGCAAGGGAGCGTGTTTCTCAATAAAGTAGAGGATGTTCTCTTGCGGTTCGCTCGGGAAACGGCGATGTTTTTCCTGCTCAACCGCTTTTTTCGGCACAGTACGCCATAAGGCATTCACTTGTGATTGCAGATAAGCTTCGCGCTCTTCTTGGCGCGCTTTCTCTTCGGCAATTGAGATCTTTTCTGGCCGTTTATAACGGTCAACCCCGTAATTCATTAAGGCATGGCAGGAGTCGAGTAGCTTTTCCACTTCGTTCACGCCAAATTTCTGCTCACATTCGGCAATGTAGTTTTTGGCAAACAACAGGTAATCGATGATCGAGCTGGCATCCGTCCAAGTTTGGAACAGATAGTTGCCTTTGAAGAAGGAGTTGTGGCCGTAACACGCATGCGCCATCACGAGGGCTTGCATGGTTACGGTATTTTCTTCCATCAAATAGGCGATACAAGGATCGGAGTTAATGACGATCTCGTACGCTAACCCCATCTGGCCGTGTTTGTAGGTTTGCTCGGTTTGGATGAATTTTTTGCCAAATGACCAATGGTTGTAGTTGATGGGCATGCCGATGCTGGAATAGGCATCCATCATCTGCTCTGAGGTGATGATTTCAATCTGGTTTGGGTAAGTATCCAAACGATAAAACTCAGCGACGCGGCGAATTTCTTGGTGATAGCGTTCAATCAGCTCAAATGTCCAATCTGGGCCATCGGGTAGTCGCTTGTTTTGGGCTGCTTTACGCTTGGGTGCGGCTTTGGCTTTGGTTGTCATCTCTCAGTCTCCCTACGCATTTTCCTTTTGGAACAGCTCCCTAAACACAGGGAAAATGTCTTCGACACTGCGAATGTTCTTCATTGCAAAGTTATCGAAAGATGCCTGTAATTTTTCATATTCGTGCCACAAAGTTTGGTGTGAGCGACGCGTGATCTCGATATAGGCATAGTATTGGCAATAGGGCAGCAGCTTGTTGGAGAGTAACTCTTTGCAACGCGGTGAATCGTCTGCCCAGTTATCTCCATCAGAAGCTTGCGCGCCATAAATGTTCCATTCACCCAGTGGGAAACGCGCTTCAATGATTTCATGCATCAGCTTGAGCGCACTGGACACTATGGTGCCCCCAGTTTCTTGGGAGTAGAAGAAGTCGTGTTCATTCACCTCTTTGGCTTGCGTATGATGGCGGATAAACACCACTTCCACGTTTTCATAGGTGCGAGTGAGGAATAGGTAAAGC
It encodes:
- a CDS encoding SpoVR family protein; this encodes MTTKAKAAPKRKAAQNKRLPDGPDWTFELIERYHQEIRRVAEFYRLDTYPNQIEIITSEQMMDAYSSIGMPINYNHWSFGKKFIQTEQTYKHGQMGLAYEIVINSDPCIAYLMEENTVTMQALVMAHACYGHNSFFKGNYLFQTWTDASSIIDYLLFAKNYIAECEQKFGVNEVEKLLDSCHALMNYGVDRYKRPEKISIAEEKARQEEREAYLQSQVNALWRTVPKKAVEQEKHRRFPSEPQENILYFIEKHAPLLEPWQREIVRIVRKISQYFYPQKQTQVMNEGWATFWHYTILNHLYDEGLVSDKFMLEFLHSHTSVVAQPPYNSRYFSGINPYALGFAMFRDIKRICEEPTEEDKEWFPELAGSNWLDALHFAMRNFKDESFISQYLSPKLIRDFKLFAICDDDRKNHIEISAIHDDLGYQQIREKLAAQYNLSNLEPNIQVYNVDVRGDRSLTLQYVPHDRIPLDPSYEEVLKHLHRLWGFEVKLEEVKDTGRRDILATCPKKNDLESRI